Part of the Coccinella septempunctata chromosome 3, icCocSept1.1, whole genome shotgun sequence genome is shown below.
tgaccttcgaaaaatcctgaaaaagatgggttcagttaaaacttcctcaagggtgggtcaaaaatgagccgctgtctgaaaatcagggtgttctattactgtcctataGGATATGGAGGGCAAAAAAGACGTATTGTAGATgttcaatttttcttttttcaggtGTCCAGTGTGCGACCGACGGTTCTCTCAGTCCTCATCAGTGACAACGCACATGCGCACTCATTCTGGAGAACGACCATACCGTTGCAGACTCTGCAAAAAAGCTTTTTCGGACAGTAGCACACTAACGAAGCATCTAAGAATTCATTCCGGGGAAAAACCATACGAGTGTAAACTTTGTCTGCTAAGGTGAACATTTTTTATAGTAATCTGTTCATATTATTCTCTTTCTCCTTCATTATTCAGTTTGTTAGATCATTCTAGTTGTGAGGATTACGTTATTTCACACCCAAGTTCTaggttttcatttcattcatcccCAACTTGAGAATTCTGGGCATAGGCGTAGATACGTAGGGGTCAGGGAGGGCACACCCTTCCCCCAATACATAAAACGACATAATTTCAAACCAAGCAAGCATAAAACAATATCGAGCTTCCAAGCCCAGTCCCCCAAAAAAATGCTGCCCACGCTAATGATTCTGGAAGACCCTATACCTTTCTACATTCCATAGATCCACAGTAGtccctattttttttttgtagaaaagaCTTTTTAACACTCTTTCTAGTATGTGTGATTcatgaattgatatttatacTAGAATTTGTGATTTTTGAGGCATTTTCTTTCAGGTTCAGTCAGAGCGGCAATTTGAATCGTCATATGCGTGTCCACGGTGCTGCAGCGGCCATGTTGACATCGTGACCTGCATTTTGGACAGCCCTACGGCCAAATTGGCAACTGTAATGTGAAATCCCAAGGTCCATTTCATTTCGCGAATGCTTATGTGTCTCGAAACCCCAATAACAGGCGTTTCTCACAAAATACAGAGCATTTCATACAACGAAATTTTTCTCGATTGGGACAGTTCATAACATAATCGACTTAACGATTGCCGACAATAAGAGATCTACGCGTCTGATGGTACGATAGACTAAGGTTCTCATTGAATATAAACAACGATACATCGCCAAGTAACCAAAGAAAATACCCTGAAGAATTAAACAGTTGGAAATTCGTCTACACACTAGTCATTTTGTACATAAATATCCTGTGAAcgtactgaaaattgaagtgaatattgttatttttattattgaagaatAAACATGATTTTTCATTAGAAGGGTTTTTTATTCACTGCTAAAATGGAAGATAAATGGCTGTAAACTTTGGACGAATTTGTTTCAATTGTCAAAATAATTCCAAATATGCGTGTTTTGACAACTGGAACATAGATTCGcgaattattcataaaattcgCGGAAAACTGAACCCTCATGATTGgatcataaaaataatcataGAAAATACATTGATACAGAAGTAATATTTTGGTAATATGTGGTGGTGGTTTTTATAGTGAGACGAGTGATTAATGTAGAAATTTTTTGGAAAGTTTAGATATCaagaactgaaaaataataGTTTTCACTAATTTTATTCTCCAGGCATCGAGGTTAGTGAATATTTACATACCTCATATATACCCCAAAGAGTGAATTTTCGTTCCAAATTTCCAATAATATATCTCAAAGCTTTCTCTGATTTCCGGATAATGGcggacattttttttttgatctcatGAATTTTTAATATTTGGATGGATGGTAAAATAAGAGAAATATATTTATCACAAGTATATTGCCTTATAAAAAGTATGATTTTTCCATAAATTAAGATAAATACTCGGCTAATCTAGTACTGCCACTCTAGAAATATAACATCGGTTGATACAACATTCATGCAAATTGATATCCAAAAATGAAGAATTGAATTCTCACAAATAAATGAGTTGTACAAAAAcgaattctttcgaaatatagtCTTGTCAGGTACAAGAGTAGTTTGCAATCATTGATTTGagtacttttttcttataccgaACTTTGAAAATGTTGTCTATCATTCGAACTGAAGTGCGAGATCATCTTGGGTCATTCAGTAATAcatatcatttttatttttcctgatATCTTCGAAACCTTCCGGTTTTTGAAGAATATCGGGCGCCATCTTGTATCGGCAGAAGTTTATACTCCTCTGCAGATATTCATAACTAAGCCCAGCGTCGTTGTCATCGATTAGAGCATCACAATTCCTAGAGACTTCAAATCGATTCCACTTATAATTTGTGCATTTACGAGTGCCTGGGCAACTCTGGATAAGATTTAAAACCACCGGATGGCTTAATCCAAAGAACTCGTTCCCCCTTGGTCTTGTACTCACAACGTTGAGCGAAAgtgaatcatttattttttgaagtAGTAGAGAGTGACAGATATCTGGAGTATCACCAACAATCGGCGATACATTGTCATCGGAAGCTATTTCGAacctgaaattcagaaaataacaTGATAAAAGATGAAGACTGGAGAAAAAGTGATATTTTACCTTGGAAGATCGTTTGAGTCAGAGATTTTGCAGGTGTATATACACTTGACGGTTGGATCTTTCAAACTTCCATATATCCTAGTCGATACATATCCTACTGGGAATATAACTTCCTCGGTGTGAAACTGAGGTTTTTCCGGGATAACTTCTCCTAGGGAATGAACTGTAAGTCGTCCTAAATCAATAGGAAATATTGGTTTTCCTGTATTATCTAGAGGTATTGGGGGTACCACCCGTTTCTTGCTTTTAGAGGGCCTTCGATTGTGCGATTTTCTTTCGGATCTGGACTTAGTGTCTCCTCTGCTCTTAGAAGGTTCTGCTGAACTAGAGTGTTTCCTTTTAACTCTTTTTGTCTCAACAGTAGGTTGGGGTATGTCTGAAACTGAAGACCCAGTCTTCTTCGCATACATTTGTACTTCGTTAGCTGTTGAAGGTTCGAATTCGCACAGTTTCTTGAGTAGAAATTTCCTTTCTTCTTTTCTCACCAGGATTTGCACTTGAACTTCATCAATTTCGTCTACCAGCGCCGCGTTTTCCTAGAATCAGAGTTGTTAATACTTTTCCTTCGAACTAACTCGGAGTAATGACTTACATGTACGTACTCTCGGATGAGAGTTTTTATATAACTCAATTTCTGTTCGTATTTGCCCATCGGTTTATCCGAATGATTTGAATTGTTGTTTCTATTGGAATACATGTCGGGAGCTTATAATTATAAACCTTTTATTTGAGGTTAAGTTTTTTGACATTTATTTGTTTTGAAAACATAACCAAAAATTTGATGTCACCTCGCCTattttcttcttctctttttcaatttcacatTCTTGGTTGCATTAATTTCTGCAGTAAACTAGCTCTGCTGGTGACTCCGCTCACGTAGAATTTCTGTACGCATAAATACTTTTGGACAAATTTCAACAATCTGGCATCAACGCAACTATCCATAAACAATTTTTaccttcgtttctagtttacgatttggcaacagcgcctactagaaaataaaaagacaaTGGCTTGTttgtaaaataacagctgttgataaggcgcgtactcactggcgagcctcaacagcaaccggccaaaaaaatcccataaaattttaggaCGTTCCTCATTCGTCGTAGACATTGAACTAAAATTGTATGGGATTTttttggccggttgctgttgaggctcgccattTTTATTTCTAAGTACTTGAAATACTTTTTTTGTTATTTCGAAATGTGACGTTTtagagatatttcataaaatacaatattttcgccagaaggagtattccctattgcgtGTTTTTGTGCCTAACTAATCTTTTCTAGTTAGTTATGTATCATAAGacttttgattcgaatttgtaaaTAATTTTACTCATACTAAAGTGAATCATTTTATATATCTAAGTATCCTCCATAGAGGACTGGATTTGGGGAAATGGCATTggtcaaaagaatatatacaagtttattaaatttttttattagaagAAGCATTATACATAACAATTCATCTGATATTTCAACTTCTCGAATTATCAGGAACACAGGATCTGAAATCTCAAACATTTATCCATACCACACACTTACAATTTCAAACAACTCCTTAATATTAATGAAGCTGAAGCTATTCACCTGGTGTGCAAAGTGTTGTATCCATAacctgaaatctgaaaaataaaattaattagaACCAATAAGTAAAATTAAGGGGGATTGAGAATACAATTGAAATAATCAGTTgcaaaaataatcattaatgtAGCTCATAAACTCTAGTCTGGCATGACAGTATTTTGAATCATCATTGTGGATGAGTAATAAATGTTGAtgtaattttcaatttaatgTATGCTTACCTTAGTGAGTTTCTAATGTTTCCATCACCACAATCTTCAAATGGAAACTTGCCCACCTGTAACACAATACAAGGAAAAGTTAACAAAATTAAGGCAAAACTATTGATAAGtttatgaaatttttgatttttcagtagaaaaaaaaaatcatgggAGTAGCTCATAAACTCTAGTCTGGCATGACATTTTGAATCATCATTATGGAGGAGTAATAAAAGTTGAtggaattttcaattgaaagtaTGCTTACCTTAGTGAGCTTCTCAACGATTTCCATCACCATAATCTGCAAAAGAAAACTTGCCCATCTGTAACACAAAGGAGAAACAATTAACAAAATTAGGGCAAAAGTAAGGTAAGtttgtgaaatttttgaattttcagtagaaaaaaataatcatggAAGTAGCTCATAAACTCTAGTCTGGCATGACATTTTGAATCATCATTGTTTTATGAATCAAGAATTGATCACGTAAAACAATTTAAAATGTGAAATACATAGTTTTAAATCACTTCAAGACTAATGTTTTGTTGTTTAATGAATTTCATTACTCACCATCTACTTATCTGGAGTTCTTTTTCGAAATTATAACATAGAGTCCacttttcaatctgaaataagAAGGAAattgtgagaaaaaaaataatttatatacTCAATGGTATAGATGAATTTATAAATCAGATTCTTAAGGCCATCAACAGGACAAGTCCTTCTGGTAGAAACCGCGAAAGAAAAGTTTATCATCACTTGAAGTTTTAATGAATAAGAATAAAACATCTCAATCCACTCACCATTAAGTCATCTGCAGTCCTCAACCCAAAATAATGTTTAACACTGTTAGctgaatctgaaaaaataagTACATAATATATAAGATAATGAAACTTTCAAATGGCAGAAAAAGatatcaaaaaaaatattcagattCTTAAGGCCATCAACAGGACAAGTCCTTCTGGTAGAAACCGCGAAAGAAAAGATTATCATCACTATGGGATTTCAATAAATAAGAAGAAAACAATTCAATCCACTCACCATAAACCCAACTGAAGTTCTCACACCAACATGACCATAAATTAAGTCAACtaaatctgaaaaaaagaaatataatataagaGAATGAAGCTTCCAAAAGGCAGTAAAAGATATGACAAAAAGTATTCAGATTCTTAAGGCCATCAACAGGACAAGTCCTTCTGGTAGAAACCGCGAAAGAAAAGATTATCATCACTATGGGATTTCAATAAATAAGAAGAAAACAATTCAATCCACTCACCATAAACCCAACTGAAGTTCTCACACCAACATGACCATAAATTAAGTCAACtaaatctgaaaaaaagaaatataatataagaGAATGAAGCTTCCAAAAGGCAGTAAAAGATATGACAAAAAGTATTCAGATTCTTAAGGCCATCAACAGGACAAGTCCTTCTGGTAGAAACCGcgaaagaaaaaattatcatcacTTAAAGGTTTTAATGAATAAGAAGAATAAAACTCAATCCACTCACCATAAACTCATCTGCAGTTCTCACCCCGAACTAATGGCAGATTATTTTAGTTGAATCTGAAAAAAAGAAGTAACACATAAGACAATGAAGTTTTCAACTGGCAGAAAAGAAAAAGATATAACAAAAGTAATCAGATTCTTAAGGCCATCAACAGGACAAGTCCTTCTGGTAGAAACCGCGAAAGAAAAGTTTATCATCACTATGTGATGATAATCACCACTATGATAACCAGTGATGATAATCATCACTATGTGATGATAAGAATATAAGAAGAAAACAATTCAATCCACTCACCATAAAC
Proteins encoded:
- the LOC123309386 gene encoding transforming growth factor beta regulator 1; this translates as MYSNRNNNSNHSDKPMGKYEQKLSYIKTLIREYVHENAALVDEIDEVQVQILVRKEERKFLLKKLCEFEPSTANEVQMYAKKTGSSVSDIPQPTVETKRVKRKHSSSAEPSKSRGDTKSRSERKSHNRRPSKSKKRVVPPIPLDNTGKPIFPIDLGRLTVHSLGEVIPEKPQFHTEEVIFPVGYVSTRIYGSLKDPTVKCIYTCKISDSNDLPRFEIASDDNVSPIVGDTPDICHSLLLQKINDSLSLNVVSTRPRGNEFFGLSHPVVLNLIQSCPGTRKCTNYKWNRFEVSRNCDALIDDNDAGLSYEYLQRSINFCRYKMAPDILQKPEGFEDIRKNKNDMYY